The sequence GGAGTACGACGGCCGAGCCCCGCGGCGCAGGGGCCAGGCTGAAGCTCTGGACCACCTGCTGGGCCAGGTGAAGACCGTCCACCAGCACTGCGTGTGCCACGGTGAGTCTGCAGCACCCGGTGGTCCCGGGGGGCTCTGCTGGTCCCCAGGGCTCCGGGGGTCACCTGCTGAGGCACAAGGAGTTGGGGTGCCCACAACGCCTCCCCccaggctgtgggtgctgctttTGGGGTCACGCCGCAGCACCCTCTGCTCTCCACTTCCCAGAGCCCTGCAAGAACCAGCCCCAGAGCAGGAAGCACTCGGTCTCCAAGAGCCTCAAGCACCTCTTCCACGCTGGCAGCAAGTTCCTCAAGACACTGAAGCGGTGAGAGCCTCGTGAGGGGGGTGATGTTGCAGAGCCTTTGGCCCCACAGGGATGTAGGGCtgcccagccagggctgcaggtgcTTGGGGTGGGTCCCTCCTTGGGATGAGCCCGTGCTGGCAGTGGGGATCAGTCCCATCGCTCAGAAATCAAACATTTATGTTCGGACCAGCCCTGTacggggcacctcccctgccTTTTGGAGACAAACTCTTTGGGAACTGAAGCTGGTGGCCAGGGGTGACCCCGCAGCCTGTCTTCCCTTCCGCGCAGGGGCCTCTACCTGACAGCCATCTTCTACAAGGACGACAACATCCTGGTGACCCACGAGGACCAGATCCCGGTGGTGGAGATCGACGACACCTACTCGTGCCTGCTCATGCAGGATTTCCTTTGGTTCACCAAGGTAGGCAGCCCCCGCGCCCTGTGCTGCGCGTCCTGACGCTGGGAGATTTGGGCAGCCACCGCCGTGAGCGCGGTGTCCTCCAGGGGTGTCACCGTGTGTGAGGCACCTCCACTGCAACCCTTACCTGTGTGTGGGGGCTGAAAAATGCTCTGCTCCAACTCAGGAAGGTGCCCCTCCTAGGAAGGGAGGCATCTTGGGCAGGGGAGTGCGTAAAAAAAATCCCCCGTGCTGCTGAAAGCGGTGTGTGCGCGCGCACCTTCCTCGCCCAGCTCGGATGGAGAGGGACCGACCGGCTGTCCCCAGGGCCCCCCCGTgtgagcaggcagctggggggggctcGGCTGGCGGTGacagctcctggctgtgctgcaggtgtCGTGCATGTGGGACGAGATCCTGTGGCTGCGGCAGTGCGTCACCGTCTCCCAGTCGTCCTGCTCCTGCATCCTGCAGACGCGCTTCAAGATGCTGCTGGCCATCTCACAGATGCaggtgaggggaaggggggtccctgtcctcctgctgcctcccagagTGATTTTTGGGGGTGCTCCTCTGGgagtgctggaaaaaaaacagctctgcctgctctgtgccaccgggctgcagctgggccacAGCTTTGCCATCACCCGTGGGTCCCCAGGTGCCAGGTTCAGCAGCACGTGGAGGGTCTGGGACTGTCCGTGGGTGCTCTGCCAGGTTTCCAGCAGGCAGCGTGGTGTCCCCTGACCTTTCTCCTGTCCCCCATCCCGTTGCGCAGGGGCTGCTGGGCATCCAGGACCTGGGGCAGGTCTTCTTCGAGCCCATCAAAGACAAGCAGGGCAACATCCTCATCGTCACCCTGAAGGAGGTGAAGACCAACCAGACCTTCGAGAGCGTCCGCTGGGTTCCCATCTGCAAGCTGCAGACCAGCCGCAAGTCCGTGTCGTCCCCGGAGGAGCCCACGGCCCTGGACACGCTGCTCATCTCCGTGCAGGTGCTGAGCgagggggctggggacacgggggctGCTTCCAGCCGGCAcgctggggctgcccctcaTGCCTCCAGCACCCGGCACGAGGGCTGGAGAGCTCCTTGCTGTGAGGGCTGGCTCACTCCAGCGGTGCCCGTGTCCTCAGGACAAGCTGGCTTACCACCAGCGGAGCAGCCATGCCCTTTCCCCGGGCCTCTACCTGGGCTACCTGAAGCTCTGCAGCGCCGTGGACCAGATCCGGGTGCTGGTGCCCGAGCAGCTCCCCAACATCTTGTGCCACGTGAAGATCCGCTCCAACCCCAACATCTCCAGGTGGGGCTCTGGGGGGCATCTGGtctttttctctgccttgtCCAGCACAAGAGCACCCGTGGCCACTGCCTCTTGTGTGTGGACTTGAGGAAGGGGTGCAGCTTCACCgcccagccctgtccctgccaaGCCCTGCCTAGGGCTGGAGAAAGCCGAGGTCCCCCTGCCGCCACCCCAGCTCCCACGTCCCCTTGGTGGAAGAGCTAAGCAAACACAGCTCTCATCAGGACGGCGTGTTTAGGTCAGCCCCGAGCTTCTCCCTCCATCACGTTCTGTCTGCCGTTCTCCAGGGAGGAGTGGGAATGGCTGCAGAAGATGGCCAGCATGGAGGAGCCCGTTCCTGCGGAGCCAGAGGCTGAGACATCCCAAAACCACTTGTTCCAGGAGCTCCAGGCGGCCATCAAGGAGCTGATGACCCTGGTCAACATCCCGTTGCAAGAGGTGTGGGTGGGAGCCGAGGTGCAGGGACGAGGGCGATGACGTTTGCAGCCGTTACCTGTCGTGTCTTTTGGACGGGCTCTTTGCAGGCCAAAGATTTCCGCCTGTACAGCCAAGAGGTGCTGGATTTTGGGGGCCAggtctccttcctgctgctgctgcctccctcagATGACGTCTGCACGGCGCCGGGCCAGAACAACCCCTACACCCCTCAGTCCGGCTTCCTCACGCTGCCGCTGCAGATCTTCGAGCTGGGTGAGAAAAGGGGTGGCCTGCACTGCCAGGGCCTCCTCGTGCTGGTCTCCTTGATTTTGGGAAGGGCTGGAAGGCGCTGTTGGGGTGGCTGTGCTCTGTCACCTCCctgggagaggggggagagggagtgCTGAGGGCTCcccagtgctccaggtgggctCCCCGGGTTGGGTGGGCACGGAGGAACCCCTAGGGAGCTGATAtttttcatcctcctcctcccttccgTCCCTCAGTGCACTTCTTCACGTACGACCGGGAGTTCATCACGCAGTACTGCCAGGTGTCTGCCCTCCTGGAGCTGGAGTCGCTCCTCTCGCAGCAGAGCCTCAGGGAAGCCTTCTCTGACGCCGAGCTCTCCACGGCCAAGCAGAGGCACCAGCAGGTGCAGGATTACATCCAGGTGCGCAGCGCAGGCGCTGGGAGCCAGCCAGGCTGGCCACGGTGTGCCCACGGGACCGAAATGCCCCAGTAGGGCTGTTCCCTTCTCCCCACTGTGGCCCCGCAGTGCCAGGGCTTTGTCTGGCAGCATCTCGCTGTGATCCTTTTGTTAAAGGTTTGTAAAGCACTGCCGGGGGGTTCCGCGCTCCGGGGGGGTTCCCCCGAGCTTTTGCCTCTTGGGAAAGGTGTGTGGGGAGAGGCCGGGTTTCGCTGGGGGATTTCTTTATGGTGgttgtttgctttctgaaaaggGATCCTTTATTTCCACTTCTGGCAGCAAATGGAGGAGATATGGCGCGAGATGCGCTGGATTATGGACGCCCTGCAGCACGCCCGGTACAAGCAGCCGTCCTGTGGGGTGTCCCTCAGCGGGTTcctcagcacctccagcagtgCCATGAAGGAGAAGACCCAATCCTCCTCGTCCCACCTCgatttccttccctccccggCGCCCTCCCCAGAGACCAGCCGTAAGCTCAACTCCGGTAAGGGCCCGGCTTTGCACAGCTCCCGCTCCCCCTCACGCCAAGCCGACGAATTCTTTGCTTCCCTTGCAGACCTGCACGGGCTGTCGGACGAGGAGGGCTCCTCCGAGGTGTTCCTGGCCACCGACAGCGACTACGACTCCAGCAGGGCGCAGAGCCCAAAGGAGCTCGACCTGGTGTCCTCCTCCTCGGGGCCCGAGTGTTGCGGCAGGAGGGCGCCCTGCAGCCTGCGGGACAGCGCCCCGGATGTCCTGCAGAGCCACGAGCTCCAGCCGGTGCCGCTGCCCCCGCCGgagccccggccgccccccgagCTCTACGACAGTGACTTCGTCCTGCCCAGCCGGCAGATCGAGCTGCTGCGCATCACGGAGAAGCGGCAGGCGTACTGCGTGCGCACCAGCAGCCTGGACTTCCCCAAGCCCCTCTGCCCGGTGGCCAGAAAGTCCTGCCCCGGCTCCGTCGACAGCTCCCCGACGGAGAGCAGGACCCCCGGGGGCCACGGCGGCCAGCTCAGGCTGGGGACTGGCTCCGCACCCAGCCCCGAGCGCGGCCGGACGCGCTCGGCTGAGTGGACTCCGAGCTGCCAGGAGCCACTGGAGCAACCCGGGTGCTTGGCCGACCGCGGGAAGAAGCCGGGCTCTGTCACCTTGCGGGTCTGCCCTCAGTACGAAACCGGACTCTCCAAAGAGACCAGTGTCAAGGTACCGGAGCCTACTAAAGGCAGCGGTGCAGCTGCCAGGACGGGGGAGGCACTGCAGGCTTGCGTGGCCCTCTCCTGGCTCTGCCGTCTCCATCCTCTGCCATGCCGAGGGGCAGGTCCCCAGGACACccccggtgctgctgccccGTGTCCCTGTGCCCTCGGCACACCACGGGGGACCCCACGTGCCCACCTCTGCTGCTCAGGGGCCGGGATGGGGCCACCAGCTTAGCCAGCAGGGTGTTTTGAGGACAGAAGGCAGGGTTGGGGTTTGGCACTTAGCCCAACTGGCAGTGGGTTAGTGCCACCCGGGGTCACCAGCCTCAGCTGCCTCTTcgccgggggcaccggggccCGTGAGCCCCCCGTGGGTCCTCTCCACTCCCTCCCTGGCTGTGGCAGGGCTTTGGAGCTGAGCTGGCTCCCGAAGCTCCAGGCTGCCTGCATCCATTGGAGCCCGCGGGCACGCAGCCCAGGCAGGTCCCCTCTGTGCTCTGCCACCTCCTCTGCTTCCAGCCCCCAAGTCCTTCCCCTCTTGAAGCTTCCCCGGTGAAATTCCCGGTGCCACCGTGCCGAGCAGGGCTCGCGGAGCAGCCCGGGTGCAGCTCGTCTGCAAAAGggtgcaggaaggagcaggctgcagggctggaggttTATTGCCAGGCAGTTTTGATAGCCAGTTTCTCTTCACCCAGCAGGGATGTTAGAAGCAGAGGGAAATCTGACTcgcagtatttattttccatttgagaAATTACCATAGATTTCTATGCAACTGAAGTGCAGCCCTGGGTTCCTGGCGGGCTGCCCACGTGGCTTTTGAAGTTGCAAAGCTCGGGACATGCCTGCTTGAAAGCGTTTTACGATGTTCTCCTCGAAGAACCGAGTTCAAAGGGAAGGCTCCTCGGCTGGCGTAAATCAGCTGAGCCCCATGATGATTGTTCGGAGCTGGCAGGCTTCACGTGGGCCGAGGGCTTGGACCACCCTGCCGGGGCACTGCCCGCGGCGCTCCGCAGGCCCTCACGGATGTGCCAAAGGAAACCATCGCCTTGCCCGGCCGAGGGCCTTTGAAGGGAAGGATCGGGCTCCTGACGGCCCGGCAGTGCTCTCGTCCTGCCTCGGGATTCAGAGGGCAATCCCAGCGAAGCGGTGAGGGAGGGCGAGGAGAGCTGGtgggcagagccccccgggTGCTCTCCAAGGGGATTAACCTGAGCCCCGCTTCCCGAGGAGCTCAGCACCAGGGCGGCTGCGGTGCTGTGGTTCtgggggctgggtgctgctcgCAGGAGGGGCTTTGACACCTCtgagctggcaggagcagggccacGTGTCCCCGGGCACCTCGCTGGGGCCGTTCCTGCCCCCCGACAGCTTGCGGGGAGGGGCGGCCGCTGCCCCCTGGCCCTCCTCGTCCCCCCCCCTGACCGCCCGCCTCTCCCACCTTTGTCTCTCCGCAGCTGCACATCACCAGCCAGACGTCGGCCGGGGAGGTGGTGaagctggtggtgctggagaTGAACGACGTCTCCCGCGGCGTGCTGGGCGCCTCGGCCGCCTTCTGCTACGgcgaggagcagctggagcactTCGGACTGGTGTTCGCCTCCGAGGAGAGCGAGCGGTGGCTGCCCGATGACTCCCTGCCCCTGGCCCTGCACGCCGCCCGGCCCGAGGGGC comes from Anas acuta chromosome 15, bAnaAcu1.1, whole genome shotgun sequence and encodes:
- the LOC137864577 gene encoding ankyrin repeat and fibronectin type-III domain-containing protein 1-like isoform X5, whose amino-acid sequence is MASFGKLTEYFSLRKSRTELRSERRGRRSGSCCCSVTECRSLDRKLQRPLLGKSRTLPSIPQSPVLSRLPLLDSTAYREEMPEQKSYKKHSASDGQKGCTVPSAGEAWRLEDDCMDPPGDAQLQPRLRTAVEEAPFSHFRTRSFYMRKSLSVDNHLGSLGYAVHPAETKAERVRTKLRRQFSLGSADKKDFYQPKSESSLSRFAHRLSVKQKQEKRRKAEYASAELSAFRPRSLSIEWSSSPKMTQQMRDLQLAQARKPPGPSSPNAAKRLYRNLSGKFRVNYTSFDEGSLAGRGEKEKLRKSYMFQSNAALFEAVELQDLDRVQELLKQYSPEELDLNTPNSEGLLPLDIAIMTNNAPIARALLQAGAKESPHFVSLESRSLHLSTLLREAEQRVNELTAQVVNEAPNADCSEKEKQLKAWEWRYRLYKRMKAGFEHARVPDPPSNVHLSVASSSSVQVTFWEPLSVNSAVVTKYKVEWSCSPTFSPLLGEAVVDKLKSLHYTIRGLVSGTAYYVQVSAYNMKGWGPPQASVPPFAIPSNWREYDGRAPRRRGQAEALDHLLGQVKTVHQHCVCHEPCKNQPQSRKHSVSKSLKHLFHAGSKFLKTLKRGLYLTAIFYKDDNILVTHEDQIPVVEIDDTYSCLLMQDFLWFTKVSCMWDEILWLRQCVTVSQSSCSCILQTRFKMLLAISQMQGLLGIQDLGQVFFEPIKDKQGNILIVTLKEVKTNQTFESVRWVPICKLQTSRKSVSSPEEPTALDTLLISVQDKLAYHQRSSHALSPGLYLGYLKLCSAVDQIRVLVPEQLPNILCHVKIRSNPNISREEWEWLQKMASMEEPVPAEPEAETSQNHLFQELQAAIKELMTLVNIPLQEAKDFRLYSQEVLDFGGQVSFLLLLPPSDDVCTAPGQNNPYTPQSGFLTLPLQIFELVHFFTYDREFITQYCQVSALLELESLLSQQSLREAFSDAELSTAKQRHQQVQDYIQQMEEIWREMRWIMDALQHARYKQPSCGVSLSGFLSTSSSAMKEKTQSSSSHLDFLPSPAPSPETSRKLNSDLHGLSDEEGSSEVFLATDSDYDSSRAQSPKELDLVSSSSGPECCGRRAPCSLRDSAPDVLQSHELQPVPLPPPEPRPPPELYDSDFVLPSRQIELLRITEKRQAYCVRTSSLDFPKPLCPVARKSCPGSVDSSPTESRTPGGHGGQLRLGTGSAPSPERGRTRSAEWTPSCQEPLEQPGCLADRGKKPGSVTLRVCPQYETGLSKETSVKLHITSQTSAGEVVKLVVLEMNDVSRGVLGASAAFCYGEEQLEHFGLVFASEESERWLPDDSLPLALHAARPEGRFFVRIKETSPLVLQFGPATTV